A genomic stretch from Deltaproteobacteria bacterium includes:
- a CDS encoding wax ester/triacylglycerol synthase family O-acyltransferase, giving the protein MPYYERLSALDASFLGIEDDSCHMHVGGVMIFDSGPLGTPGGGVDIDRIRLAIAGRLHLVPRFRQRLAYIPYERIPIWIDDDRFRIAYHVRHTALPHPGDERVLKRLVGRIMSQALDRKRPLWEMWVVEGLEGDRFALINKTHHCMIDGISGADIMSVILDPAADTHLPEPEPWRPRRAPSRGRLLFDETLRRAAQPPAVLRALVDAVRAPAAALRELGGAALGVVETLAPALSPVSPTPLNVQVGPHRRLDWTEMKVADLKAVKNVLGGTLNDVVLATVSGALRLFFEQRGLAPEELDIRAMVPVSVRTHDEHGQLGNRVTQLTAPLPVKLSDPVERLRAVRETTAGLKDSKQALGGEVLAAVSEWTVPNLLVQAVRLAGRTRPYNLIVTNVPGPQIPLYLQGAPMRTAYPVVPLFENLGLVVGLFSYNGGLFWGVNADWDQIPDLHDFIVAIQSAFCELQQAAQAVAARSVAAIARRRARGGARQAS; this is encoded by the coding sequence CGTATTCGGCTGGCGATCGCCGGGCGGCTGCATCTGGTGCCGCGCTTTCGCCAGCGGCTGGCCTACATCCCGTACGAACGCATTCCCATCTGGATTGACGACGATCGCTTCCGCATCGCTTACCACGTGCGCCACACCGCGCTGCCGCACCCGGGCGACGAGCGTGTTTTGAAGCGGTTGGTGGGCCGCATCATGTCACAGGCGCTCGATCGCAAGCGCCCGCTGTGGGAGATGTGGGTGGTCGAAGGCCTCGAAGGCGATCGCTTTGCGCTCATCAATAAGACGCATCACTGCATGATTGACGGCATCTCCGGCGCCGACATCATGTCGGTGATTCTCGACCCGGCCGCGGATACGCATCTGCCGGAGCCGGAGCCGTGGCGGCCGCGGCGGGCACCGAGCCGCGGCCGCTTGCTGTTTGACGAGACGCTGCGGCGCGCCGCCCAGCCTCCGGCCGTCTTGCGGGCGCTGGTAGACGCGGTCCGCGCCCCGGCGGCGGCGCTGCGCGAACTCGGCGGGGCAGCCCTGGGCGTGGTCGAGACGCTGGCGCCGGCGCTCAGCCCGGTGTCGCCGACGCCGCTGAACGTGCAGGTCGGCCCCCACCGGCGCTTGGACTGGACCGAGATGAAGGTGGCTGATTTGAAAGCGGTCAAGAACGTGCTCGGCGGCACACTGAACGACGTGGTGCTGGCGACCGTCAGCGGCGCGTTGCGCCTCTTCTTCGAGCAACGCGGGCTGGCCCCCGAGGAGTTGGATATCCGCGCGATGGTGCCGGTGAGCGTGCGCACGCACGACGAGCACGGGCAACTGGGCAATCGGGTCACGCAGCTGACCGCGCCGCTGCCGGTGAAGTTGAGCGATCCGGTAGAGCGGCTGCGGGCGGTGCGCGAGACCACGGCTGGCCTCAAGGACTCGAAGCAAGCGCTCGGCGGCGAGGTGCTCGCCGCGGTCAGCGAATGGACCGTGCCGAACCTACTGGTGCAGGCCGTGCGTTTGGCCGGGCGGACGCGGCCGTACAACCTGATTGTGACCAATGTGCCCGGGCCACAGATTCCGCTCTACTTGCAGGGCGCGCCCATGCGCACCGCCTATCCGGTGGTGCCGTTATTTGAAAACTTGGGGCTGGTGGTAGGGCTTTTCAGTTACAACGGCGGCTTGTTCTGGGGTGTTAACGCAGACTGGGATCAGATCCCCGATCTGCACGACTTCATCGTTGCGATCCAGAGCGCGTTTTGCGAGTTGCAGCAGGCGGCACAGGCAGTGGCCGCACGTTCAGTTGCCGCCATTGCCCGTCGGCGCGCGCGCGGCGGCGCCCGCCAGGCGAGCTGA
- a CDS encoding AAA family ATPase yields MPAAGESAARIFVGREREMQVLRSAVEGTLAGRGRLVLLAGEPGIGKTLTCEEVAAYARRRAAQVFWGQCYEGEGAPAFWPWAQVLRASQRQLGGAGAELAHVELAQIVPELRQQVPELPSATRLDSPEARFRLFESVRRFIEQLSQRAPLVIILDDIHCADRSSLLLLQFLAHELRGLPVLILGTYRDTELRAQQPLAVTVAEALREPGTERITLAGLGEAEVGRFIELSAGARAAAALVAAVHQRTEGNPLFVSEVLRGLLAEGGTGAIRDPGSLVDLPVPPTVQAAIGRHLAPLSPECHALLGAAAVLGREFSLDLLEAVTSSVTPPDLTSIKETRRRVYATAQEAVSSRVIVPIAGMAGCYRFAHALIRDALCTELEPGVRARLHGLVGNALERLPTAGEHVNELAYHFFEARDAGRASAYARRAGDRALAMFGYEEAIRLYQRALIAQTWQVVDNAGERCEVLLALGEAYRRAGSMQQARANFERAATLARAQAAPERLARAALGYAGLYVEIGTIDHRSAALLEEALALVGEDGTLRARLLASLALQLSYSVHRERSASLSGEAVAIAQRVGDAAALAYTLGVRYVTAPVAQAPREQLATASEMVAAAQTANEPTLMAEGRGWRIESLLVLADRAAIDAEVELHRQLAQSLHEPVYLWLSTMFQAMQALMAGRFDDAERLALSALSLGQSAQNPNAQQAFAAQMFILRGHQGRLAELEAVLNEMVARYPGLPVWRASLAHLYCEIGQRARAQEEFARLAAAGFAASQDSTLLIRLALLAQTCAALSDAARARPLYELLRPYGNRNIAVAGGATSFGAVARYLGLLATTLRNWDQAERHFVDALATNGCMGAQPFVAHTEYDYAAMRFARGLPGDREQAASLCSLALARAREIGMKGLVERAEALGREAGGLGRWNGHLPSESTSAEPAPGRSSQPQAVFRREGDYWVVSDNGCVLHLKDSKGLQYLAYLLRHPGREFHALDLAKQHPETRQLGRLGLPITNGMAILDGRARADYSRRLADLREDIEEAERHHDTGRAGRLRQEVDFITEQVAAAVGLGGRNRTVADGAERARVAVSKRIKEVVKRIRDGNPKLGHYLSKTIKTGTLCAYVPDPERSVVWAL; encoded by the coding sequence ATGCCGGCGGCAGGCGAGTCCGCTGCCCGCATCTTTGTCGGCCGTGAACGAGAGATGCAGGTGCTACGCTCGGCGGTTGAGGGCACGCTTGCGGGGCGAGGCCGGCTGGTGTTGCTGGCGGGGGAGCCCGGGATCGGCAAGACGCTCACCTGTGAGGAAGTCGCGGCCTACGCGCGCCGGCGTGCTGCGCAGGTGTTTTGGGGGCAGTGCTACGAAGGAGAGGGGGCCCCCGCGTTTTGGCCGTGGGCGCAAGTGCTACGCGCCAGCCAGCGCCAGCTCGGCGGCGCCGGCGCCGAGCTGGCGCACGTCGAGCTGGCGCAGATCGTGCCGGAGTTGCGCCAGCAGGTGCCGGAGCTGCCCAGTGCTACCCGTCTCGATTCGCCCGAGGCCCGCTTTCGCCTCTTCGAGAGCGTGCGTCGTTTCATCGAGCAGCTGTCGCAGCGCGCGCCCCTGGTTATCATTCTCGACGATATCCACTGCGCCGACCGCTCCTCCCTGCTGCTGCTCCAATTTCTCGCGCACGAGCTGCGCGGCCTGCCGGTGTTGATCTTGGGAACATATCGTGACACGGAGCTGCGGGCCCAGCAGCCGCTGGCCGTGACCGTGGCGGAGGCCTTGCGCGAGCCGGGCACCGAGCGCATCACCCTGGCCGGTCTGGGCGAAGCCGAGGTTGGGCGGTTCATCGAGCTGAGCGCGGGCGCACGGGCGGCGGCCGCGCTGGTGGCGGCCGTGCACCAGCGCACCGAAGGCAACCCGCTGTTCGTCTCGGAAGTCCTGCGGGGATTGCTTGCCGAGGGTGGCACCGGCGCAATCCGTGATCCGGGCTCGCTAGTTGACCTGCCGGTGCCGCCGACGGTGCAAGCGGCCATCGGTCGGCATCTGGCTCCCTTGTCGCCCGAGTGCCACGCCTTGCTCGGGGCAGCGGCCGTGCTGGGGCGCGAATTCAGCTTGGACCTGTTGGAAGCGGTGACCTCGAGCGTTACGCCACCCGACCTGACCTCGATCAAGGAGACCCGCCGCCGGGTCTATGCGACGGCGCAGGAAGCCGTCAGCAGCCGGGTGATCGTGCCGATTGCCGGGATGGCGGGCTGCTATCGCTTTGCCCACGCGCTGATCCGCGATGCGCTCTGTACCGAGCTGGAGCCGGGTGTGCGCGCGCGCCTGCATGGCCTGGTTGGCAACGCCCTCGAGCGTCTGCCCACAGCGGGCGAGCACGTGAACGAACTGGCCTACCATTTCTTCGAGGCCCGTGACGCAGGGCGAGCCAGTGCCTACGCGCGCCGCGCCGGCGACCGCGCCCTGGCCATGTTTGGTTACGAAGAGGCGATACGTCTTTACCAACGCGCCTTGATCGCGCAGACGTGGCAGGTGGTGGATAACGCCGGCGAGCGCTGTGAGGTGCTCTTGGCGCTGGGCGAAGCCTACCGGCGCGCCGGCTCGATGCAGCAGGCGCGCGCCAACTTCGAGCGCGCGGCGACGCTGGCCCGAGCTCAGGCGGCACCCGAGCGGCTGGCCCGGGCGGCGCTCGGTTATGCTGGGCTGTACGTCGAGATCGGCACGATTGATCACCGCTCGGCCGCGCTGTTGGAAGAGGCGCTGGCGCTGGTGGGCGAGGACGGCACACTGCGCGCGCGCTTGCTGGCCAGCCTGGCGTTGCAACTGTCCTATTCGGTCCACCGCGAGCGTTCCGCATCGTTGAGCGGCGAGGCCGTGGCGATTGCACAGCGGGTGGGGGACGCGGCAGCGCTGGCGTACACCCTGGGGGTGCGCTACGTCACCGCACCGGTTGCGCAAGCACCGCGCGAGCAGCTTGCCACCGCCAGCGAAATGGTGGCGGCGGCGCAAACTGCCAACGAGCCGACCTTGATGGCAGAGGGGCGCGGCTGGCGCATCGAATCGCTGCTGGTGCTGGCCGACCGCGCGGCCATTGACGCCGAAGTCGAACTCCACCGGCAGCTCGCCCAATCCCTGCACGAACCGGTCTATCTCTGGCTCTCGACGATGTTCCAGGCGATGCAGGCGCTGATGGCGGGCCGCTTCGACGACGCTGAACGCCTGGCGCTCAGTGCTCTCAGCCTCGGGCAATCGGCCCAGAACCCGAACGCGCAGCAGGCGTTCGCGGCCCAGATGTTCATCCTGCGCGGCCATCAAGGGCGCCTAGCCGAGTTGGAAGCGGTGCTGAACGAAATGGTGGCGCGCTATCCGGGCCTACCGGTCTGGCGCGCCAGCCTGGCGCACCTGTACTGCGAGATCGGGCAGCGGGCGCGGGCGCAGGAGGAGTTTGCCCGTCTCGCTGCGGCTGGCTTTGCCGCTTCGCAAGACAGTACGCTGCTGATCCGCCTCGCCTTGTTGGCGCAGACGTGTGCCGCACTGAGCGACGCCGCCCGCGCGCGGCCGCTTTACGAGCTGCTGCGTCCTTACGGCAATCGCAACATCGCGGTCGCAGGCGGCGCCACCAGCTTCGGCGCGGTCGCTCGTTACCTGGGCTTGCTCGCTACCACGTTGCGCAACTGGGATCAGGCAGAGCGGCACTTTGTCGATGCCCTGGCGACAAACGGCTGCATGGGCGCCCAACCATTTGTGGCCCACACCGAGTACGACTACGCGGCCATGCGGTTTGCCCGCGGCCTGCCGGGCGACCGCGAACAGGCCGCATCGTTGTGCTCACTCGCGTTGGCGCGCGCCCGCGAGATCGGCATGAAAGGCTTGGTCGAAAGGGCCGAGGCTCTCGGCCGAGAAGCTGGAGGGCTCGGACGTTGGAACGGCCACCTCCCGTCTGAAAGTACGTCGGCCGAGCCCGCCCCCGGCCGGTCTTCGCAACCGCAGGCGGTTTTCCGTAGAGAGGGTGACTATTGGGTTGTATCGGACAACGGGTGCGTCCTGCACCTCAAGGATAGCAAGGGCCTGCAGTACCTTGCCTACCTGCTGCGCCACCCCGGGCGCGAATTTCACGCCCTCGACTTGGCGAAACAGCACCCGGAGACCAGGCAGCTCGGACGCCTCGGGCTACCTATCACCAATGGGATGGCGATTTTGGACGGGCGGGCGCGGGCCGACTACTCGCGCCGGCTCGCGGACCTGCGCGAGGATATCGAAGAAGCCGAACGTCACCACGACACCGGCAGGGCGGGGCGATTACGTCAGGAGGTGGACTTCATTACCGAGCAAGTTGCCGCAGCCGTCGGACTCGGCGGCCGCAACCGCACCGTTGCCGACGGCGCCGAACGCGCCCGCGTAGCAGTCAGCAAGCGGATCAAAGAAGTCGTCAAGCGCATCCGCGACGGCAACCCCAAGCTGGGGCACTACCTGAGCAAGACGATCAAGACCGGCACGCTCTGCGCCTACGTGCCCGACCCCGAGCGGTCCGTGGTGTGGGCGCTGTGA
- a CDS encoding ComEA family DNA-binding protein, whose amino-acid sequence MRLYTVAGLLIAAIVLAVSTSATSAENKLVNINTASATELAGVKGIGDAKAKAIVEYREKNGPFKSVDDLGSVKGIGDKLLAKLRPQVTVGETAAAQAAAPAGAAAPAPAKH is encoded by the coding sequence ATGCGCCTATACACCGTGGCGGGCCTACTCATCGCGGCAATCGTGCTCGCGGTTAGCACCTCCGCCACCTCGGCTGAAAACAAACTGGTGAACATCAACACGGCCTCCGCCACCGAGTTGGCGGGGGTGAAAGGAATCGGGGATGCCAAAGCCAAGGCCATCGTCGAGTACCGAGAGAAGAACGGACCGTTCAAGTCCGTCGATGACCTGGGCAGCGTGAAGGGCATCGGCGACAAACTGCTGGCTAAGCTGCGACCCCAAGTCACAGTCGGCGAAACCGCCGCCGCCCAGGCCGCGGCTCCAGCCGGGGCCGCCGCGCCCGCGCCGGCCAAACACTGA
- a CDS encoding enoyl-CoA hydratase/isomerase family protein — translation MPAIIYEKKGRIAFITINRPERRNALNFEAFGLLAKAWLDFRDDPDLWVAIITGAGDKAFCAGGDLKEFIPMITQNIGELSASGGTQTLGHDVPVNASLVAVLREVEIYKPIIAAVNGYCIAGGMEMLQGTDIRIASENATFAIGEPRRGLFPGGGSPTKLPRQIAFPWAMEILLTAEPISAQKAYHYGIVNQVVPPAELMPAAIRYAELICKNGPVAVRKVKEAAVRGLGLPLKESLDQEMIYAAEVFSTEDAMEGIHAFQERREPRWKGR, via the coding sequence ATGCCCGCGATCATTTACGAAAAGAAGGGACGCATCGCGTTCATCACCATCAACCGCCCCGAGCGGCGTAATGCCCTGAACTTCGAGGCCTTCGGCCTGCTCGCCAAGGCCTGGCTGGATTTCCGCGACGACCCCGACCTGTGGGTGGCCATCATCACCGGCGCCGGCGACAAGGCCTTCTGCGCCGGCGGTGATCTCAAGGAGTTCATCCCGATGATCACGCAGAACATCGGCGAACTGTCGGCCTCTGGCGGCACGCAAACACTCGGCCACGACGTGCCGGTGAACGCCTCGCTGGTGGCGGTACTGCGCGAGGTGGAGATTTACAAGCCGATCATTGCCGCCGTCAACGGCTATTGCATCGCCGGCGGGATGGAGATGCTCCAGGGCACGGACATCCGCATCGCCTCGGAGAACGCTACCTTTGCCATCGGCGAGCCGCGCCGCGGGCTGTTCCCCGGCGGTGGTTCGCCCACTAAGCTGCCGCGCCAGATTGCGTTCCCCTGGGCCATGGAGATCTTGCTCACCGCCGAACCCATCAGCGCCCAGAAGGCGTACCATTACGGCATCGTCAACCAAGTGGTGCCGCCGGCCGAGTTGATGCCGGCGGCGATCCGCTACGCCGAGCTGATCTGCAAGAACGGCCCGGTGGCGGTGCGCAAAGTGAAAGAGGCGGCGGTCAGGGGGCTCGGCTTGCCGCTCAAGGAGTCTCTCGATCAAGAAATGATTTACGCCGCCGAGGTGTTTTCCACCGAGGACGCGATGGAGGGCATTCACGCCTTCCAAGAACGACGCGAGCCGCGCTGGAAGGGGCGCTAG
- a CDS encoding acyl--CoA ligase has protein sequence MAGAAPDDQRPLIRDPRLLAKNWPVPRWREKWRILVREAAQLSMATLPERLAELYGERPALFLDQPLDYPFFRGDCVTFGDFARLVARVAHGLRRLGVGSGDRIGLMTGNRIEAAFAEFAAQKLGAVPVPLNFMLRLDEIRHLAADCGFRAFITDRTIFDNVIRDPGALPGVRHWIVVTSQAPPPGVLRMGELMAGQPEDFPASPLAPDHLAIIFYTAGTTGFPKGAMLSDAALMFAVRSYAKLIAFLPTERDNLGLLVMPLAHTSGHQALLLQMLMGTPMLLMGRFDPQRVLQVIEQYRVTMFSGIPAMYRMLLDAGARQRDLSSIRLWGGGGDAFSDELIHTFRQLAAKPRRWRGRKLPRFVRGYGLAETAGQLATAIGPPVGDGAVGRLMRGVRFKIVDPGGREVPKGEVGELVVKSPGLMSGYWNHPEETATVLQDGWFRTGDLVRQGRRGVLYIQAREKDMIKSGGYSVFPAEVERKLLEHPAVQQAVVVGVPHGVKGEMPAAAVVLEAGAVVDEAALLAWAKEHIAGYKAPRHIVFIDHIPQNFAMKAKRREVRELVIAALAGRGTSPLADAQPPDASGAAATPEQEKSGQHG, from the coding sequence ATGGCCGGCGCCGCGCCCGACGACCAGCGACCTCTGATCCGCGATCCGCGCCTGCTGGCCAAGAACTGGCCGGTACCGCGCTGGCGCGAGAAGTGGCGCATCCTGGTGCGCGAGGCGGCCCAGCTGAGCATGGCCACCCTGCCCGAGCGCCTGGCCGAGCTGTACGGCGAGCGGCCGGCGCTGTTTCTCGATCAGCCGCTCGACTATCCGTTCTTTCGCGGCGACTGCGTCACTTTCGGTGACTTCGCCCGCTTGGTCGCCCGCGTCGCACACGGCCTGCGCCGTCTGGGCGTCGGCAGCGGCGACCGCATCGGGTTGATGACCGGCAATCGCATCGAGGCCGCCTTTGCCGAGTTCGCCGCGCAAAAGCTGGGCGCGGTGCCGGTGCCGCTCAACTTCATGCTGCGCCTCGACGAGATCCGTCACCTCGCCGCCGACTGCGGCTTTCGCGCCTTCATCACCGATCGCACGATCTTCGACAACGTCATCCGCGATCCCGGCGCGCTGCCGGGGGTTCGCCATTGGATCGTAGTCACCAGCCAAGCCCCGCCCCCTGGGGTCTTGCGCATGGGCGAGCTGATGGCCGGCCAGCCCGAGGACTTCCCCGCCTCGCCGCTGGCCCCGGATCATCTAGCGATCATCTTCTACACCGCCGGTACCACCGGCTTTCCCAAGGGGGCCATGTTGAGCGACGCCGCGCTCATGTTCGCCGTGCGCTCGTACGCCAAACTCATCGCCTTCTTGCCCACCGAGCGTGACAATCTCGGGCTGCTGGTGATGCCGCTGGCACACACCTCCGGCCATCAGGCGTTGCTGCTGCAAATGCTAATGGGCACGCCGATGTTGCTGATGGGCCGTTTCGATCCCCAGCGCGTGCTGCAGGTGATCGAGCAGTACCGGGTCACGATGTTCTCGGGCATTCCGGCGATGTACCGCATGCTGCTCGATGCCGGTGCCCGCCAGCGCGACCTCTCCTCGATTCGCCTGTGGGGCGGCGGCGGCGATGCCTTCAGCGACGAGCTGATCCACACCTTTCGCCAGCTTGCCGCCAAGCCGCGCCGGTGGCGAGGCCGTAAGCTGCCGCGCTTCGTGCGCGGCTACGGCCTGGCGGAAACCGCCGGCCAGCTCGCCACCGCCATCGGGCCGCCGGTGGGCGACGGCGCCGTTGGCCGGCTCATGCGCGGGGTTCGCTTCAAGATCGTCGATCCCGGCGGGCGCGAGGTGCCTAAGGGCGAGGTCGGTGAACTGGTAGTGAAGTCGCCCGGGCTGATGTCGGGCTATTGGAACCATCCCGAGGAAACCGCCACAGTGCTACAAGACGGCTGGTTTCGCACCGGCGACCTCGTTCGCCAAGGCCGCCGCGGCGTGCTCTACATCCAGGCGCGCGAGAAGGACATGATCAAGTCCGGCGGCTACTCGGTGTTCCCGGCGGAGGTCGAGCGCAAGCTGCTCGAACATCCCGCGGTGCAGCAAGCCGTCGTGGTCGGCGTACCGCACGGGGTCAAAGGCGAAATGCCGGCCGCCGCGGTCGTGCTCGAAGCCGGTGCGGTCGTCGACGAAGCGGCGCTGCTGGCATGGGCGAAGGAGCACATCGCCGGGTACAAAGCTCCGCGCCACATCGTCTTCATCGATCACATCCCGCAAAACTTCGCGATGAAGGCCAAACGCCGCGAGGTGCGCGAGCTAGTCATCGCCGCCCTCGCCGGCAGGGGCACATCGCCTTTGGCCGACGCCCAGCCGCCGGATGCGAGCGGCGCGGCAGCGACCCCAGAGCAGGAGAAGAGTGGGCAGCATGGGTAA